In Candidatus Woesearchaeota archaeon, a single window of DNA contains:
- a CDS encoding archease, with protein sequence MAEKANEEDGRGYVFLPKTADAKFQASGKNLSEALINSALAMFSLMVKEKVAEKADKEIRVSAEDIEHLCVKFLDELLFLIDSEEFILSKIKKIKIEKKNAYFLSAVVSGDNLRNYTFREVVKAVTFNELKITEEKKKTTIQMVLDT encoded by the coding sequence ATGGCTGAAAAAGCGAATGAGGAAGATGGAAGAGGGTATGTTTTCCTTCCCAAGACAGCAGATGCAAAATTCCAGGCATCCGGAAAGAATCTTTCTGAAGCCCTAATTAATTCTGCCTTAGCAATGTTTTCGCTTATGGTAAAGGAAAAAGTCGCTGAGAAGGCAGACAAGGAAATAAGAGTGTCTGCAGAGGACATTGAGCACCTGTGCGTTAAATTCCTTGACGAGCTTTTGTTCCTTATTGATTCAGAGGAATTTATCCTTTCAAAAATAAAAAAAATAAAAATAGAGAAGAAAAACGCATATTTCCTGTCCGCAGTTGTTTCAGGAGACAATCTTCGCAATTACACTTTCAGAGAAGTTGTAAAGGCAGTAACATTCAATGAGCTTAAAATTACAGAGGAAAAAAAGAAAACCACAATTCAGATGGTTCTTGATACATAA
- a CDS encoding thioredoxin domain-containing protein: MIVDLNHSDFEKEIINSEKPAIVKFYSLWNSASRNFSEMFSEMSLEYEGKIKFAESNIDGDPSIAQNLGISKIPSIAIFFAGKELKQMLNPSKALLRVELDSALRKSRKI; encoded by the coding sequence ATGATAGTTGACTTAAACCATTCGGATTTTGAAAAAGAGATAATCAATTCTGAAAAGCCTGCGATAGTTAAGTTTTATTCCCTCTGGAACAGCGCATCCAGGAATTTTTCAGAAATGTTCAGCGAGATGTCATTGGAGTATGAAGGGAAGATAAAGTTTGCAGAGAGCAACATTGACGGCGACCCATCCATTGCGCAAAATCTTGGGATATCAAAAATCCCATCAATTGCAATATTCTTTGCAGGAAAAGAGCTTAAACAAATGCTAAATCCCTCAAAGGCGCTTCTCAGGGTTGAGCTTGATTCTGCATTAAGAAAATCAAGGAAAATCTAA
- a CDS encoding RtcB family protein, which yields MEIKKINDFIWEIAKEGKMNVPARIYTSEQLFSKIKEDKTILQIMNVACLPGIIKHALAMPDAHEGYGFPIGGVAAFDLDDGIISPGGVGYDINCSVRLLRTDYYEQDILAKKKDLLNAIFKEVPAGVGKDGIMKLSRDAVKEVIEKGAKWAVEQGYGYSHDTDRIEENGCMKTADAGFVSDRAIKRGLPQLGTLGSGNHFLEI from the coding sequence ATGGAAATCAAAAAAATCAATGATTTTATCTGGGAAATTGCAAAAGAAGGAAAGATGAATGTGCCCGCGAGGATATATACCTCAGAGCAGCTTTTCTCAAAGATAAAAGAGGACAAGACAATACTTCAGATAATGAATGTTGCCTGCCTTCCTGGAATAATAAAGCATGCGCTTGCGATGCCAGATGCGCACGAAGGATACGGATTTCCAATAGGCGGCGTCGCTGCATTTGACTTAGATGACGGAATAATTTCTCCTGGCGGAGTGGGCTATGACATAAACTGCTCTGTAAGGTTATTGAGGACAGATTATTATGAGCAGGACATTTTAGCAAAGAAAAAGGATTTGCTGAACGCAATTTTCAAGGAAGTGCCTGCAGGCGTTGGTAAAGACGGAATTATGAAGCTTTCCCGCGACGCAGTAAAAGAAGTGATTGAAAAAGGGGCAAAATGGGCTGTTGAGCAGGGCTATGGATATTCCCATGATACAGACAGAATTGAGGAAAACGGATGCATGAAAACAGCTGACGCAGGCTTTGTGTCAGACAGGGCGATAAAAAGAGGGCTTCCCCAGCTTGGAACCCTCGGGAGCGGAAATCATTTCCTTGAAATCCA
- the serS gene encoding serine--tRNA ligase, whose protein sequence is MLDIKFVIENPNAVKKDLQKRGDSEKIKWLDEIIDNTSQIKEIRAEEELLRKKRNEISKSINSAKKEGKDAKKFIDEAAQIPKEIARKDETLKEIEDRNRYLLMRIPNILHESVPVGKDSSENVEVRKWGSIKKPGFELKPHGELAEELRIADFKTATMVSGSGFVYVKGALALLDLSLQRFAIDHLIKKGFTLIEPPLMVGREAYEGVTSLDDFQNVMYKIDGEDMYLIATSEHPIVAMHKDSVIDEKELPLRYVGVSPCFRREIGSHGVDTRGFFRMHQFNKVEQVVFCLPEDSWKIHEEIQHNTEELLQALEIPYHVVNICTGDIGIVAAKKYDIEAWFPREGKYAEVTSCSNCTSYQAVRSNIKYRKADGTKEYLHTLNNTGLATSRIIRAILENYQNEDGSITVPKVLLPYMNGITKIGPKKLN, encoded by the coding sequence ATGCTTGACATAAAGTTTGTTATTGAGAATCCAAATGCAGTAAAAAAGGATCTTCAAAAGAGAGGAGACTCTGAAAAGATAAAATGGCTTGATGAGATTATTGACAACACTTCCCAGATAAAGGAGATAAGGGCAGAGGAAGAGCTTCTCAGAAAGAAGAGAAATGAGATTTCCAAGAGCATAAACTCGGCAAAGAAGGAAGGAAAGGACGCAAAAAAGTTCATTGACGAGGCAGCCCAAATCCCCAAAGAGATTGCAAGAAAGGATGAAACATTAAAGGAGATTGAGGATAGGAACAGATACCTTCTTATGAGAATCCCAAACATCCTGCATGAAAGCGTGCCTGTTGGAAAAGATAGCAGTGAGAATGTTGAAGTCAGGAAATGGGGCAGTATCAAAAAGCCCGGTTTTGAACTTAAGCCGCACGGAGAGCTTGCAGAAGAATTGAGAATAGCGGACTTCAAGACAGCAACAATGGTTTCTGGCTCAGGATTTGTCTATGTAAAGGGCGCGCTTGCGCTTCTGGACTTATCCCTCCAGAGATTTGCAATAGACCATCTTATAAAAAAGGGCTTTACGCTTATAGAGCCGCCTCTTATGGTTGGAAGGGAAGCGTATGAAGGGGTAACATCCCTTGACGATTTCCAGAATGTAATGTACAAGATTGACGGGGAGGATATGTACCTGATTGCAACCTCAGAGCATCCGATTGTTGCGATGCACAAGGATTCAGTTATTGATGAAAAAGAGCTTCCGCTGAGGTATGTCGGAGTAAGCCCGTGCTTCAGAAGGGAAATAGGAAGCCACGGCGTAGACACAAGAGGGTTTTTCAGGATGCATCAGTTCAACAAAGTTGAGCAGGTCGTGTTCTGTCTTCCAGAGGATTCGTGGAAAATCCATGAGGAAATTCAGCACAACACAGAGGAGCTTCTCCAGGCGCTTGAAATTCCTTATCATGTTGTAAACATCTGCACAGGAGACATTGGGATTGTTGCAGCAAAGAAATATGACATTGAAGCATGGTTTCCGAGAGAGGGGAAATACGCAGAGGTTACATCATGCTCGAACTGCACTTCATATCAGGCTGTGCGCTCAAACATAAAATACAGGAAGGCAGACGGCACAAAGGAATACCTGCACACCCTCAACAACACAGGGCTTGCAACATCCAGGATAATTAGGGCAATCCTTGAGAATTACCAGAATGAGGACGGCTCAATCACAGTTCCAAAAGTGCTTCTCCCGTACATGAATGGTATAACAAAGATAGGACCTAAAAAGTTAAACTGA
- a CDS encoding DMT family transporter has protein sequence MIEIGVIFGIISMFAWGISDFLAARSVKKESVFSVFFWSQMASTLLLFILFRKFDFSGISAKALIFIIITSVVDIVAYLAYYKAFSVGKTSIISPVVSCWAAVTVVLSVILFGEKLSAVQVLGILLAIFGSVFISFKIHEIRGRKIKSKGLGLAVIAMLAWGSQVVFIRALVGELGWFMPTILIKLALIPIAFIYAKASKQGLNLSKKSIVPMIAVGALESIGFLAISYGINSAYASIVAPVSAAFPLVTILLARIFFKETMEGNQKIGAIMIIAGIILLSVA, from the coding sequence ATGATTGAAATTGGAGTGATTTTCGGGATAATATCAATGTTTGCCTGGGGCATTTCTGATTTCCTTGCAGCAAGAAGCGTTAAGAAAGAATCGGTTTTTTCAGTGTTCTTCTGGAGCCAGATGGCAAGCACGCTTCTTCTATTCATATTATTCAGGAAGTTTGACTTTTCAGGAATAAGCGCCAAGGCGCTGATTTTTATAATTATCACTTCAGTAGTTGACATTGTTGCGTATCTTGCATACTACAAAGCGTTCTCTGTCGGGAAAACCTCAATAATAAGCCCGGTTGTTTCCTGCTGGGCAGCAGTAACTGTTGTCTTGAGCGTAATTTTATTCGGGGAAAAATTGTCTGCAGTTCAGGTTCTCGGAATATTGCTTGCAATTTTCGGCTCAGTGTTTATCTCATTTAAGATTCACGAAATAAGGGGAAGAAAAATTAAATCAAAGGGGCTCGGGCTTGCTGTAATTGCGATGCTCGCATGGGGCTCGCAGGTTGTTTTCATAAGAGCGCTTGTCGGAGAGCTTGGATGGTTCATGCCGACAATTCTAATCAAGCTCGCGCTTATCCCTATTGCATTTATTTATGCAAAGGCATCAAAGCAGGGCTTGAATCTCTCAAAAAAAAGCATTGTTCCGATGATTGCTGTTGGCGCGCTTGAGTCAATTGGGTTCCTCGCAATAAGCTACGGGATAAATTCAGCGTATGCATCAATTGTTGCCCCAGTAAGCGCTGCATTCCCTCTTGTGACAATTCTTCTTGCAAGGATATTCTTCAAGGAAACAATGGAAGGCAACCAGAAAATCGGGGCAATAATGATAATTGCGGGAATTATTCTCCTCTCTGTTGCATGA